ATCCCCGGACCCAATAACCCCAAGAGAGATCTCAGCGACAAGCCAGCCATTCATCTGGTTGGCTGACTGCACTGCCGAAAGAACCGATGCGGGAGTAATACTCCGTTTTCCGAGAAACTCTTTTGTCGGATACGCATAGGTTCCGGTTGAAGTATGCAGTACACCGTTTCCCGGTAACAGGTGGGCAAGAGCATGTGCCGTGGTGGTCTTTCCCCGGGCCCCGGTGATCTCAATCATCGGGTGGGGAAGTTTTTCGCCCAGCAACCGGCGTACTGCTTCGTGATGGGTGATGACAGGGCTATTTCGGTTTTGTAAAAGCGGGTGTTCCGGGTCAAGGTGAACCGGTGCTACGATAAGATCATACGTCCAGGTACGGGCATTCTCTGCAATTTCCGGAGTGGTACCAGTATAGACATCCACAACATCAGTGACATGTCCCTGCCCTGCATACAGGTCGCCAATTTCCCTGCCGCCGTGGATTGTATCCAGTACCAGGATGTGCATAAAAAAGTTAGAGAATGGAAAGTGCTTTTTTTGCATTCTTGACCATCAGGTCTGCAAGCAGGGGATCGCTTCCGATAGGATCCGCGTATACAAGCGGGATCGAAGTCCCGTTCATAACAAAGCTCCCTTTCTTGGTACCTTCAGGAAGTCCGATCTCACCGGGAATATCCTTTTCGATGTGAACACCCTTTGCAAGGAACAGGGGGACAACAACGAGCACATCGATGGGTTCGTTACGGAACGCATCGAGCGATTCCTTGATCGAGGGCTTGTTCACATTCATAAAACCGCACTTAACGATAAAATCCGTGTTGCCTGCCTTGATCATTGCAGCGGTTTTCTCGACAAGATCCTGATTGTAGGGCATCGTGCTGCCATGTCCTACAAGTAACATTCCTTTCTTACTCATTTGCGTAAACTCCATGGTATGTTTTTGAGGATTTTTTAAATGTAACCATCTGGGTCAGTTCGATTTTCCGTATGCTGAAAAAACAGCACGAGAAAATACTACGTAAGAAAATATACCTGTAATTGTAATAACTTTCTTGTTTTGATCGCCATTGGCGATAATACCCCTAACAGAGTACTCAATATTTTAAACCTGAAGATTTTGCGGGATTTTCCATTCGCTATCCATTCTTTTAAAAAAATTCTGCCATGCAAAGCACAATGCCGGAATGACCGGGAAAAATGCGGGAGTCTTAGAAAAAATGTAAAAAGATCCCTGTTTTTCTGAAAAAAATATGCAAAGTAATTTGTTCAATCAGCCTCAACGGATATGAACTCATGATGGATGCATTTGAGCGTTTCGGGCTGCTCATCAATGATCGGGTAGTCAGGACACCGGTGGGAATTGCGTCCATGGCGGGCATTGTTGATGCACCATATGTGATGGAAAGAGCAGAGCATATCGGTTTTGCTTTCATTGGCGGGTATTCGATCGATCAGCGGACCATGGATGCTGCCAGGAGCATTGCCGCAAAGGGAGATCGCAGGGAATTTTTGTATGATGACCCGATCGAAGAGTTGACCCGGCAGATCGCAATGATGGAAAAAAGCACGGTCATCCCGGGAATGAATCTTCGCGGCAGCACTCCGGAAGCATTCAGTGCCATTGCAGCCGCAATCGGTGACAAGGTAGTGTACGAAATCGATGCTCATTGTCGCCAGCCCGAGATGATAGCAGCAGGGTGCGGAGAGCACTTCTTAAAAAACCCGGACAAGCTTGTTGCAATCATAAAAGCATTAAAAAGCCATGGCGTTACCGTGTCAGTGAAGATACGGGCGGGTGTGGCAGCGGATGACCGTATCCTTTCCCGGATCCTCTGGAAAGCCGGGGCTGATATCCTGCATATCGATCTTATGGATTTTGGCCCGGCAAAACTCCGGCAGATCAGGAACAGTTGTCCCCTGATGCTGATTGCCAACAATTCGATCACCAGTTTTGACAAGATGAAAGAGATGCTCTCGCACGGCGCTGACCTTGTTTCACTCGCACGACAGTCAGATATCCGTACGCTCTCGGGACTGGATGCGGCCATCACCCGGTATGCGGATGAAGAGGGTTGGTATAATGCCCCCAAGCAGCTCTGTCGCGGCGGGGATATCCGTTCACTGACATTCTGCTGCATGCCGGTAAAAGAGTGCCCCCTGATCCCAACACTCACACGCATCGGCATTACCAAGGAACAGTACATACACATGAAACTGGAGGGGGTGAAAGGCACTCCTCTCGACACCGGCCAGCAGACCTGTTTTGGCAGTCTTGCATGGTGTTGCAAAATCTCATCTCCCTGCATGTTCCGGGATATGACTATCCAGCAGACCGGTCTTTCAAAGAAAGAATATATGCGTCTCAAACGCGATCTCTCTGAAACGCTGATGAGCGGTGTCTTTCATGACGTGCCTACCGATGAGAGCAGCTGAACGGGCCCAGCTTGCCATGATGCTGGAAGTGTGCGCATTTCCCAAGCCCGGTAATGTCGATCGCTGCCACGATTATCCTGAAACACGTCTCGAACATTTTCTTGCATCCACGATCTTTGCACGCCCGGCACTTGAAGAAGCGGAAAAAGGCGAAGGCAGGATCGGCGAGATCATTCGGCATGCGGTCCAGCAGACCAATTGTCACAAAGGGGGAAACACTCATTTTGGTGCATTCATTCTCCTCATTCCCCTTATTTATGGCAGTTCCATTGAAGGAGCAATGAAAGCCATAGAAAAAACAGATACCTCGGATGCTGTCGCTTTTTACCGGGCATTCGGCCTTACAAAAGTCCACACCTATTCTGATGATGAACTGGATGTGAATGACCCGAAATCCCTTGCGGAGTTGCGGGATCGCGGGATGACATTATTGGATGTCATGCAGCATTCTGCTGAGCATGATATGGTGGCACGCGAGTGGGTAACCGGGTTTCCGCTGACCCGGCGGGGTGCAGATCTCTTGAAACACTTCGGACCGGGACGGGATTCTATTGTCCAGATGTTCATAACTCTTCTTGCCCAGGAACCGGATACCTTCATTATCAAGAAGCATGGTACAATCGTTGCACAGGATACGATGCGCAAAGCCCGTGAAGTGCTTGATGGTAATGAGACCCTTGCAGGATTTGACCAGGACTGCATTGACAGGAATATCAACCCGGGCTCGATTGCCGATATAACGATAGCGGCGATTTTTATTGCCCTGGGAGAAGGATGGGAATGGGACTCTTAAAACCGGGTATTAACGAAGTTATTGCAACAACCGGGTTCAACGCAGCTCCCATGGGCATCATTTTCCGGAAAGGTGTGGCAAGAATGGTGCTGTTTTCCGGCACCCACACCGCAAATAATATTGAGAAAAACGGCTGGGTTGTGGCAAATTTTGTATATGACCCCATCCTGTACGTTACAACGGCCTTTGGGGATATCCCGCAGGACGCTTTTTCTGAAGAGATAATCAATGGCAGGAAAATGCACCGGCTCAAGGATGCGGATGCATGGGCTGCGTTCACGGCCACGGTTGATAAAAAGACCTCCGAGGCGCTGATGGTCACCCTCACGCTCCAGAAAGAGATCATCGAAGAAGTGTCTGTGCACCCGGTGAACCGCGGTTTTAACAGCATCATCGATATGACGGTGCATGCTACCAGATACCAGGTGAACCGCGATCCTGAACTAAAAAAGCAGATCGATTACCATGCAGGAATTGTCAGAAAGTGCGGGGGAAAACAGGAACATGCAGCACTGGAACTTCTTCTGAACTATATTTCATGATTCCCTGTTGAGAGACTTTTTTCTCATAAAAACCACATTTGCATTTCCGGTTAACCACTACGGTTTTATATTACCCAACTGCAACTCACTATATCTGCGCCCGACTTCGGTTATAACGTGGATGCGGCGAAAAAACCATTTCAGAGGCAGGATACCATGCGCCCTATCAGCAAGGAAAAAAAGTTTATCTATGATATATTCATCATCATCAGCGTTCTTGCCTCGATAGGAATAACGTACCTCTCCATATCCCGGGGAATTTACGATGTATTCCCTTACTTCTACCTGATTCCGGTTGTGCTCATCTCCTTTACCCGGCCAAAGATCAGCATCTTTATTACAGTATTTGTCGGGTGGCTCTACATCGCCCTTGTATATTCCCTGGGTCTCCCGGATACCGGCATATTTGCACGGGCAACCGTGTGGTTCTTTATTTTCGTTTCCATCGGGGTTCTCATTTCGACCTATTCCCGGGAATACCGTAAAGAAGGCGAACGGAGCTGTGGATCATTTTTCAACTCGCAGGCGGGGGTATTCGGTTATAACCGGGAAACACTGCTGATCATTGATCCAAACCGGAAATTTTCCCAGTTCATCGGCTATGAATGCGATGAACTTTTGTTAAAGACGCTGCCTGAGATCATCACCGATACAACAGAACGTGAATTGTTCCTGTCCCAAGTGCGGGATAAACGAAAGGTTGGAGACATTGAGGTCCGATTTTCCTGTGCAGACGGAAGTAAACGCTGGGCACTGGCATCAGCTACCGATTGCGCTGAACCGGCAATTCTCTGTACGGTTGTCGATATTACCGAACAAAAGCAGGCCCAGGATGCCCTCCGCCTTGCAAACCGGAAACTCAATCTGCTCAATAATGTTACCCGGCATGATATTCTCAACCAGCTGACAGCGCTCATCGGGTATCTCGAAATATCCCGGGAGGAAGAAAAAGATCCCCGGTTACTGTCCTATGTGACCAAGGAAGAACAGGCAGCAAATGCCATTCGTCACCAGATCCTGTTCACCCGTGACTACCAGAATATCGGGGTTCATTCTCCCCAATGGTATAATATTGGTGAGACAGTCTCACTGGTGATGGCAACTCTCGAAATCCGTCATATCAGGGTTACGATGAATATCGCATCCATTGAAATTTATGCGGATCCGTTACTGGAGAAAGTATTTTACAACCTGATTGAAAACTCCCTCCGTCATGGGGAACGGGTGACTGAGATAGAGATCATTTCAGAAACGGTTAATGACGGCATCAATATTATTATCAGCGACAATGGCACAGGAATTCCTGACGATGCCAAAGAACAGATCTTCCGGAGAGCATATTTCAAACATACCGGATTCGGCCTCTTTTTGACCCGTGAAATCCTTGCGATCACCAACCTGACAATCACGGAAAACGGAGTCTTTGGAAAGGGAGCCCGGTTTGTGATCCATGCACCCCCGGGAACATATCGTTCCATTCTGGGAAATGACACTATAGTATAATCCTAAAAAAGAGAGCGGACATTGCCTTAAAAAAGTGTGAATATTGTTTCGGATTACAGGTTTTATTAAAAAGGGGAAGTAATCAGCACACACGGGGTACTGGATCACCCATGGGCGGTTCAATGAATCGTTCTCCCCCAATGGATGTTTCCATTATAACATGGGAACCTTTTGTTACAGTCCCGATTACCGTAGCTTCTCTTCCGTATTTGTGCGACCGGAGGGCTGCAAGGATTGCATCCACGCTGGATGCCGGAACACCCATCACTACCTTCCCCTCATTTGCCACCTCAAGCGGATCGATACCCAGCATGCCGGCTGCACTTTTTACATTCTTACGAATGGGCACTCTTTCTTCCTGGATACGAACACAAACCCCACTTTTTCTGGCCATTTCATTGATAGCAGCCGCAAATCCGCCGCGTGTCGGATCCTTCATCGCATGAATGGTACCTGCATCAAGGGCTTTATCAACCATATTCCAGAGCGGCGCTACATCGGACTTGATCTGCTCCCCGAGATCAAATCCCTCGCGGTGTGCCATAATTGCCAGACCGTGATCGCCGAGGGTGCCGGAAACGATGATCACATCACCGGGCATAAGACCATTGTCCCGGACAATGGTTTTTGCTATGCCGATACCGGCAGTATTGATTGCTATGCCATCAATAGCACCCTTCTCCATAACTTTTGTGTCACCGGTGACGAGGTTCGCCCCGCATTCCCCAAGGGCATCATCCATAGATACAACAATCTTTGCGAGATCATCGATCTCAAATCCCTCTTCAATGATCATGCCACAGGAGAGTGCGATTGGACGACCGCCCATCATTGCAAGATCATTGACGGTTCCGCAGACAGAAATTCTGCCGATGTCGCCCCCGGGGAAAAAGACCGGACGGACAACATGGGAATCTGTGGTAAAAACAATATTTTGTCCATTTAACGGGATGACGGCCCCGTCATCCAGCGCCTCAAGTCCAATACCTCCGGCATTATTATGTTTGAACTTCGTGAGCGTTTGTAAAAGTTCGCCCATAACTTCTCCACCGGCTCCGTGCATTATATTGACTTTCATTAATCATCAACCTCAATTTCAATATTTGTAACAACAATTTCTCTGCCTTTTACCATGTGGGGCAGTGCCCCACACCCGGGACAGACATAAATTTCTTCACCAGAATATCCACAAGGGCATGTAGTCTGGGGAGTGACTTCGGTACAGACGAGCTCTGTTTTTTCAAAAAGAGGATCATCTTCTTTGATCGTTCCAAACAAAAAAGTTACCTGCTCCGGATTTACCATCGCCATCTTACCGACATCAACGCTGATTCGTTTCACTTGTTTTGCATTATTTTCAAGTGCAGCCTTGCGTGCAGTTGCGTACAGATCATAGGCAATGGATAACTCGTGCATCACTCCTCCAGCGCAGCATAGACCTGTTTGAAAATTTCCCGGGTCTCAAGACCCTCTTCCCGGGAAAGCCGCTGGATTGCAAACCCGACATGGACTAAGACAAATTCGCCGACTTTAACATCCACGAGATCCAGTCTCACCTCCTGTTTGAGATCGCCATAATCGACAAGACCAATATTTCCCTCTTTGATTTCAAGCACTTCTGCGGGAACTGCAACACACATCGATAATCCTCTTTGATCTAGCTATTCCGTACTGTGGGTGGTTCAACCACATAAAAACAGTGATATTGATACAGGATAGCATTTTTTGAATAATCAAAAGGAATTCCCAGAATTCATGGCGTTTCCGGCATCATCTTTGACAGGAAAGGGAAATAGTGAAACGAGAATTAAAATTCAGACACCCAAGATTTTTTTTAAAAGAAGAACAGGAACGCCGGGGAAGAGATTTGAACTCTTGAGGTGCAGGCACCAGTAGCTTTCAAGGCTACCGCCTTCCCGGACTAGACTACCCCGGCAGTGCTCCATATGTTGGGCGTAGTATGTAAAAAAGGCTTCTTAATCCAGGTATGATTAAGCCCAAGGTCGACCAAGGGTGTTTTCCCGTATGAGCGGGTTATTTTCGCGAAATAAAGATTGCAATGCCGGCTGCCACCAGACCAGCGAAAGGAAATAACGGGGACTGTGGTGTTTCGGTTGGAGTCTGGGGAACAGTTACTGCAAACACTGCAGGTACCGTTGGACTCACGAGAACGGAGTTGACATTTTCTGCATAGAGGAACACTTCACTGCGATCGGCATACGTGTAAGGATATATTTTTACATAAATGGTTTTTCCCTTACCAAGGAATTCAGCTCTTTCCGGGTTGAGTGCCCCCTGATTATTTTCCATATGGAGAACACCCTTGTCATCCACATATTCGATCACCCAGTCAATGGATGACGAGGTATGCAGGATGACCGGCCCGGACACAGTCCTCACAATAAAATATGCCGGTGTATCACGCGAGGATTTTGCATGTGCGGAGAATACCGGGGGCGTGGTCGCTGTTGCCATAGGGATAAAACTTGTTGTGGTTTCTCCCGAAATGGAGACCGTGCGTGTTCCAATGAAACCTTTCGCATCGGTAAAACTCACTTCATAATCCCCGGGCCCTGTTATAGAAACATCTGCAGAAAAGCCCCCGGCGTTGTTGGTGTTTATATAACTGGGTCCAAACACCGCGATATTGTCAGGGCCGATTATCTCAATCTGGACACCAGAATTTTCACCGCCCTTTATGGTCCCCGCTATATAGATCTTCCCGTTGAATGCCTGACGGGAGAGAGAAGACATCTCAATTTCATCCGAACGATCGATTAGCTGGATTAGGCGCATAGGTTCTGATGAACTGCCCAGACTATTGGCCGGCACCTCAACTTTGTAGGTTCCCTTCTTCAGGCGGGTTGTATCAAAAAAGGTTTTGAAGGTTTGATCCGGCTGGACATAGACAATCTTACGTTCGATTTCAGCGGTAGATGTCTGCTGGTAATAGAGCACTACATCGATGGGAGTTCCTATTCCCAGAGTAGTTGTCCCGGTTACGATGAGGGGTTTTCCGATAGACAGGGATTCCGGGGTATCTATATCAACCTGATATGCCGATACAAATCCCCATAAAAAGAAAAGTCCTATCATAAAAAGGACGATCTTTTTCATCTATATAGGATCAACTAATAGGATGTTAATGATTTCTGAACGGATCGAAAAACCCCTTGCAAGCTGGCGGGGAAAAGAGCGGTACGATAACGAACTGCTGGATTGCCTCACGGTAATTTTTAAAACTGCCGGGTGCACCTGGTCAAAATGCCGGATGTGCAGTTACCGCCACGAGCGGTACGATAAGCAATCATGCGAAAAACTTGCTGAACACCTGTCAGCCCAGCTTGCCTGGGTAAAAAACGAGTTCAAACCCGAGGATTACCGGATGGTTAAGATCTTCACATCAGGAAGTTTTTTTGATCCTGCTGAAGTACCGGCAGCATTTCTGGGGGAAGTTGCAAAATATTTCCGCGGCAAACTGGTAATCGCCGAGACCCGGCCGGAGTTTGTCGATTCTGACGTGATCCGTACATTCATTGAAAACCTTGACGATGGTACCTGGAAAAAACCGCTCTATTGTGCGGTCGGGCTGGAAACGAGCAGCGATCCCATCCGGGAAAAATGCATCAACAAGGGCTTTACCTATGCAGAATTTACAGCAGCAGTATCACGAGCCAAAGCAGCAGGAGCAGGTATCAAGGCATACCTCCTGTTCAAACCGCTCTTTTTAACGGAGAAAGAGTCGCTTGATGATATGAAACAGTCAATCCGCGATGCAGCTTCACATACCGAAATGATCTCGATGAACCCCTGCACAGTTCAGCGGAGAACTGAACTTGAATTTTACTGGAAGCGGGGCGCATACCGCCCGCCCTATCTCTGGAGTGTTCTTACCCTTCTCAAAGATGCCCCGGTTCATATGACCTGCGATCCGCTCGGTGGCGGGCAAAAACGGGGACCCCATAACTGCGGTACCTGTGATTATGATCTGGTCAAAGGCAT
The sequence above is drawn from the Methanomicrobiales archaeon HGW-Methanomicrobiales-1 genome and encodes:
- a CDS encoding sirohydrochlorin nickelochelatase (type II chelatase; cobaltochetalase; functions in cobalamin (vitamin B12) biosynthesis by delivering the correct metal; certain archaeal proteins form a shorter version (CbiX(S)) as compared to the longer version in bacteria (CbiX(L)) which may have resulted from a duplication of the original cbiX(S) gene); protein product: MSKKGMLLVGHGSTMPYNQDLVEKTAAMIKAGNTDFIVKCGFMNVNKPSIKESLDAFRNEPIDVLVVVPLFLAKGVHIEKDIPGEIGLPEGTKKGSFVMNGTSIPLVYADPIGSDPLLADLMVKNAKKALSIL
- a CDS encoding methanogenesis marker 9 domain-containing protein, encoding MMDAFERFGLLINDRVVRTPVGIASMAGIVDAPYVMERAEHIGFAFIGGYSIDQRTMDAARSIAAKGDRREFLYDDPIEELTRQIAMMEKSTVIPGMNLRGSTPEAFSAIAAAIGDKVVYEIDAHCRQPEMIAAGCGEHFLKNPDKLVAIIKALKSHGVTVSVKIRAGVAADDRILSRILWKAGADILHIDLMDFGPAKLRQIRNSCPLMLIANNSITSFDKMKEMLSHGADLVSLARQSDIRTLSGLDAAITRYADEEGWYNAPKQLCRGGDIRSLTFCCMPVKECPLIPTLTRIGITKEQYIHMKLEGVKGTPLDTGQQTCFGSLAWCCKISSPCMFRDMTIQQTGLSKKEYMRLKRDLSETLMSGVFHDVPTDESS
- a CDS encoding triphosphoribosyl-dephospho-CoA synthase → MTCLPMRAAERAQLAMMLEVCAFPKPGNVDRCHDYPETRLEHFLASTIFARPALEEAEKGEGRIGEIIRHAVQQTNCHKGGNTHFGAFILLIPLIYGSSIEGAMKAIEKTDTSDAVAFYRAFGLTKVHTYSDDELDVNDPKSLAELRDRGMTLLDVMQHSAEHDMVAREWVTGFPLTRRGADLLKHFGPGRDSIVQMFITLLAQEPDTFIIKKHGTIVAQDTMRKAREVLDGNETLAGFDQDCIDRNINPGSIADITIAAIFIALGEGWEWDS
- a CDS encoding DUF447 domain-containing protein; this encodes MGLLKPGINEVIATTGFNAAPMGIIFRKGVARMVLFSGTHTANNIEKNGWVVANFVYDPILYVTTAFGDIPQDAFSEEIINGRKMHRLKDADAWAAFTATVDKKTSEALMVTLTLQKEIIEEVSVHPVNRGFNSIIDMTVHATRYQVNRDPELKKQIDYHAGIVRKCGGKQEHAALELLLNYIS
- the hypE gene encoding hydrogenase expression/formation protein HypE, producing the protein MKVNIMHGAGGEVMGELLQTLTKFKHNNAGGIGLEALDDGAVIPLNGQNIVFTTDSHVVRPVFFPGGDIGRISVCGTVNDLAMMGGRPIALSCGMIIEEGFEIDDLAKIVVSMDDALGECGANLVTGDTKVMEKGAIDGIAINTAGIGIAKTIVRDNGLMPGDVIIVSGTLGDHGLAIMAHREGFDLGEQIKSDVAPLWNMVDKALDAGTIHAMKDPTRGGFAAAINEMARKSGVCVRIQEERVPIRKNVKSAAGMLGIDPLEVANEGKVVMGVPASSVDAILAALRSHKYGREATVIGTVTKGSHVIMETSIGGERFIEPPMGDPVPRVC
- a CDS encoding hydrogenase expression protein, whose amino-acid sequence is MHELSIAYDLYATARKAALENNAKQVKRISVDVGKMAMVNPEQVTFLFGTIKEDDPLFEKTELVCTEVTPQTTCPCGYSGEEIYVCPGCGALPHMVKGREIVVTNIEIEVDD
- the hypC gene encoding HypC/HybG/HupF family hydrogenase formation chaperone, which encodes MCVAVPAEVLEIKEGNIGLVDYGDLKQEVRLDLVDVKVGEFVLVHVGFAIQRLSREEGLETREIFKQVYAALEE
- a CDS encoding TIGR01210 family radical SAM protein; its protein translation is MISERIEKPLASWRGKERYDNELLDCLTVIFKTAGCTWSKCRMCSYRHERYDKQSCEKLAEHLSAQLAWVKNEFKPEDYRMVKIFTSGSFFDPAEVPAAFLGEVAKYFRGKLVIAETRPEFVDSDVIRTFIENLDDGTWKKPLYCAVGLETSSDPIREKCINKGFTYAEFTAAVSRAKAAGAGIKAYLLFKPLFLTEKESLDDMKQSIRDAASHTEMISMNPCTVQRRTELEFYWKRGAYRPPYLWSVLTLLKDAPVHMTCDPLGGGQKRGPHNCGTCDYDLVKGIRDYSLNADRELINALLETPCECKKEWEYVLAHETPFCMPLTR